The proteins below are encoded in one region of Paenibacillus sp. YYML68:
- a CDS encoding radical SAM/SPASM domain-containing protein, whose product MIPSTYNSYYKLSDGNYVLVNSLSGAVDTIGPEVKSFLGRLKRGDIPSGIHVEELIQFLTHRGYIFKSREEEWKKLLQIKEQVNKISAMSNTGFVFNVCTTYMCNLRCPYCYQGHEIHKQSHALSHEEINKLFEAVDSILSMEKRRGRFVNASHQMMLYGGEPLLPTTKAAVYEVVRRGIEDYGFRFHAITNGTFLHEYIDFFKQYRDMWDYFQITIDGPKHLHDQMRINANGRGTFDRIVHNIDLAMANGFRIGLRTNVNKDNVDQLEELALFIEDKGWPEHPLFLWQISPVTDHYGDNLPNHLPEHKLLAALYGKFGNVDVFLDKFHAQLGTDLNMRTSRIRQALQSKGWSSNPCDSCNSTPNTLPIFKECSARDHRYYAFGAEGLIYACPESVGRKELAVGTFIPSYNIDKKKHDMWNQDITDSEQCSSCSIALFCGGGCGYTNLMRNGDINKPYCNFTHPTISTYIKQNEESFTGVLNN is encoded by the coding sequence ATGATCCCAAGTACATATAATTCATATTATAAACTATCAGACGGAAACTATGTTTTGGTTAATTCTCTAAGTGGAGCTGTGGACACGATTGGACCCGAAGTAAAGTCTTTCTTAGGCAGATTAAAGCGAGGTGATATTCCTTCGGGTATACATGTTGAGGAGTTAATCCAATTTTTAACACATAGAGGGTACATCTTCAAAAGTCGTGAGGAAGAATGGAAAAAGCTTCTTCAGATAAAAGAACAAGTAAATAAAATCTCAGCGATGTCAAATACCGGATTTGTGTTTAATGTATGCACAACGTATATGTGCAATCTGAGATGTCCCTATTGTTATCAAGGTCATGAGATTCATAAACAATCGCATGCCCTTAGCCATGAAGAAATTAATAAGCTCTTTGAAGCTGTTGATTCTATACTAAGCATGGAAAAAAGAAGGGGCAGGTTTGTAAACGCCAGTCATCAAATGATGTTATATGGAGGGGAGCCGCTACTCCCCACAACAAAAGCTGCTGTTTATGAAGTGGTAAGACGCGGTATTGAAGATTACGGTTTTCGTTTCCACGCCATTACTAATGGTACCTTTTTACATGAATACATCGATTTTTTCAAGCAATATCGTGATATGTGGGATTACTTTCAGATTACAATTGACGGCCCCAAGCATCTTCATGATCAGATGAGGATTAATGCGAATGGTCGTGGGACCTTTGATCGCATAGTACACAATATTGATCTTGCGATGGCTAATGGATTTAGAATAGGCTTAAGAACAAATGTAAATAAGGACAATGTTGATCAATTAGAAGAACTAGCATTATTTATTGAGGACAAGGGCTGGCCTGAACATCCATTATTTCTATGGCAGATATCCCCAGTTACTGATCATTACGGTGATAATTTGCCAAATCATCTGCCTGAACACAAGTTACTTGCTGCACTCTATGGAAAATTCGGTAATGTGGATGTATTCTTGGATAAGTTTCACGCACAATTGGGCACCGATCTCAACATGAGAACCAGTCGAATACGCCAAGCACTTCAATCAAAGGGATGGTCATCCAATCCATGCGATAGCTGTAACTCAACACCTAATACGTTGCCTATCTTCAAAGAATGCAGCGCAAGAGATCATCGATACTATGCCTTTGGTGCTGAAGGGTTAATATACGCCTGTCCTGAATCTGTTGGTCGTAAAGAACTCGCAGTCGGAACGTTCATACCTTCTTATAATATAGACAAAAAGAAGCATGATATGTGGAATCAAGATATAACTGACTCGGAGCAATGCAGTTCCTGTAGTATTGCTTTGTTCTGTGGCGGTGGGTGTGGCTATACCAATTTAATGAGAAATGGCGATATAAATAAACCATATTGTAATTTCACTCACCCAACAATCTCGACATACATTAAACAAAATGAGGAGTCGTTTACTGGTGTCTTGAATAATTAA
- a CDS encoding ABC transporter ATP-binding protein has protein sequence MKVTQLTKTYETESGKVHILKGISCSFRRGELVSIMGPSGSGKSTLLGILGTLDVPTSGRVIIDGRDITDLSEHQLVECRAKKVGFVFQAYNLISTMTALENVMLPMRFGEQSVGRKSMEQRARELLEIVGIGNKTSNLPTQLSGGQQQRVAIARALANRPPIVVMDEPTGNLDSQTGRRIIDLILELREKYEMTFVLATHDPLISKLSDRTIHILDGQVSREEPREEVVMS, from the coding sequence ATGAAAGTCACACAGTTGACCAAAACATATGAAACGGAATCCGGTAAAGTTCATATTCTAAAAGGGATAAGCTGCTCCTTTCGCCGGGGGGAGCTTGTTAGCATTATGGGGCCTAGCGGTAGCGGCAAATCCACCTTGCTCGGGATATTGGGGACATTGGATGTACCCACATCAGGGAGAGTAATTATAGATGGAAGAGATATTACGGATCTAAGCGAGCATCAGCTTGTTGAATGTAGAGCTAAAAAAGTTGGATTCGTGTTCCAAGCTTATAACTTGATTTCCACGATGACTGCGCTAGAAAATGTGATGCTGCCTATGCGCTTCGGGGAACAGAGCGTCGGTCGGAAGAGTATGGAGCAGAGGGCCAGGGAATTGCTAGAGATTGTAGGAATAGGGAATAAGACGAGCAATCTTCCTACCCAATTGTCCGGCGGCCAACAGCAGCGTGTAGCCATAGCCAGAGCACTAGCCAATCGTCCTCCCATTGTCGTTATGGATGAACCGACCGGTAACCTTGATTCTCAGACCGGCCGCAGAATTATTGACCTTATTCTTGAATTACGCGAGAAGTATGAAATGACTTTCGTACTAGCCACACATGATCCGTTAATAAGCAAGCTCTCAGATCGGACCATTCATATTCTGGACGGACAAGTATCAAGAGAAGAACCAAGGGAAGAGGTCGTGATGTCATGA